In Lathyrus oleraceus cultivar Zhongwan6 chromosome 2, CAAS_Psat_ZW6_1.0, whole genome shotgun sequence, the DNA window tgctcgccgactgagacagtatatgttgaaccatactaccttgttgatttctaagatggatccagtgaagtacatctttgagaagccggctctcaccagacgtgttgcccgttggcagatgattttaacagagtatgatattcagtacacgtcacagaaggccatcaaaggtagtattctgtcagactacctcgccgagcaaccgattgatgattatcagcctatgatgtttgaattcccagatgaagacatcatgtatcttaagatgaaagattgtgaagaacctcttgtcgaggaaggaccggatcctgatgacaagtggacattgatgtttgatggggccgtgaatgtgaatggtaacggtgttggtgcagtgttgatcaatccaaaaggggctcatatacctttttctgctagattgacttttgatgtcaccaacaatgaagctgagtatgaggcttgtatcatggggatagaagaagccattgatttgaggatcaaaacgcttgacatctatggggattccgctctagtgattaaccaggtcaatggagattggaatacgaaccagccgcatttgattccgtatagagattacaccagaagaatactgacgttcttcaagaaggtgaagttgtatcatgtcccccgggatgagaatcagatggctgatgccttggctactttgtcttctatgatcaaagttcattggtggaatcatgtgccacatgttgcggtgaatcgactcgagaggcctgcgtatgtgtttgcagccgagtctgttgtgattgatgagaagccatggtactatgatatcaagaacttcctcaagagccagaagtatcctgaaggtgcgtcgaagaatgacaagaaaaccctgagaaggctagctggaagcttttacttgaatcaggatgatgtgctgtataagagaaactttgacatggttctgctcagatgcgtggatagacacgaagcagacatgttgatgcaagaggtgcacgagggttcgtttggtacccatgctggtggtcatgcaatgtcgaagaaattgttgagagccggttattactggatgactatggaatccgattgtttcaaatacgctcggaagtgccataagtgtcaaatttatgctgataaggtgcatgtaccaccaagccctttgaatgtcatgaactcgccttggccgtttgccatgtggggcattgatatgattgggaagattgagcctactgcttcgaatggacatcgcttcatcttggttgcgattgactacttcaccaagtgggtggaagcagcttcctatgctaatgttaccaaacaagtggttgcccggttcatcaagaaagaaatcatctgtcgttatggagttcctgagagaatcatcactgataatggttcgaatctcaataacaagatgatgaaagagctttgtaaagatttcaagattgaacatcacaattcttctccttacagaccgaagatgaatggtgctgtagaggcagctaacaagaatatcaagaagattgtgcaaaagatggtcgtgacgtacaaggattggcatgagatgttgcctttcgctttgcatgggtaccgtacctcagtacgtacgtcgaccggggcaaccccgtactcccttgtgtatggtatggaagcggtcctaccagttaaagtggagatcccttctctgagagttttattggatgttaagctggacgaagccgagtggattcgaacaaggtttaacgagttgagccttatcgaagagagacggcttgcagctgtgtgccatgggcagttgtatcagagaaggatgaagatagcctttgatcagaaagtgcatcctcggagctatcagactggtgatctagttttgaagaggatccttcctcccggtacagataataggggcaagtggactcctaattatgaaggtccgtatattgtaaagaaggtcttctccggtggagccttgatgcttacaactatggatggtgaatattttccgtcccctgttaactcagatgtagtcaaaaaatacttcgcgtaaattgacccgctggacaaaaagaataaaagagtccaggcaaaaaagggcatcccggcgaaccaaaaaacagaaagaaaaggttcgggaaaaaattagggataaaaatgaaaagaatttgtgcacccggtaagtcgaaaacccgcaagggcggcttaggcaaaaatgggtatcccggtggattgaaaacccgaaagagcgatccagccaaaagagggattaaagcgaagactacagtctgagttatctgtacttcatcgcgcttcgtcgtctgccatctccaaagaggtgatcggtccagtcattcttctcagaaaagcaaggaagttgggaggaaaactgatgatctgtgagttataacagaattgggaaatagtggatgccgtgttcgcattgccattaggataggttttccttttgtgcgcaattacctctttctaggaattgcttcctgatgtattcgccttttcaggcccatttttcaatcaataaaagtcgttattcagataaaaagctcttgtttttattttactgttttgtttgcaaaaaacgtccgaatttttgataaacattgcatatagaaacatgaaggctaaacaataacgtgcagaaaggtaaaacatttgaaaatcattttgaatgttgaggacacttgagcgtatcttgtccatgtatcccctggggcattattgttgtgttgttttgcaggttgtcatctgtgGAGACGATTCCACAGCAGATATTTCCCAAGCAAGTATGAGAGCTTTCAGAGCTATTATCCCTTGCAGAGACGCCTTTGGATGGTGCCTTATATTCCCAGAAGATCTATTTGCCTGCTTCCCCAGCTGAGTCCCCACTaagttggaaggatgttgtatccccaaCGGAGGTGTCAGTTAGAATGGTGTTATTctccccagcagtcgggtttgaagtactgttaccctcagcgtggtcgtgaacgctcatccccagcagggttgtggatgtcttTCTCCAGCGTGGTTTGGTGTACTACTTTCCTCACCAGAGTATGCGTTTCCCCAGCAGGGTCGTGGATGCTTTTTCCCCAGCACAAAGTCTAGTATGTTATCCCCAACAGAGCTGCTTTCCatagcagatctcccgagcagaaGTTTGTGTTGATAattttcctcagcaagttccccgagtggagcgggttcaaagaaatttatctccagcagagttcatcccaccTGTGGATGGGATGAGTTTTCCGTAGCGGAATGGTATCTGCATCCCCAAGCTgagtttatcctacttgtggattggttgggtcgtccccAATGAAGTCGCCTTATGGTTCCCCCAGTGGAGTCGTATTGATGgttcctcagcgcagtcgccttgtttattccccagcggagtagcatttatttcccaaagcagagtttcCTACTTGTTGGCAATTCTCCCCAGCAAGTTGTGTTGATTGTTTCCCCAAGtggagtccccgagtggattgggtcctgCGAATGatgtccccagcggagtctatcctttccccagcaacagtgttatttctccagcacgagtgagaagtcggtgctctccccgcagaatattcctcagtcagagtctccccacagagtcggagtatctgatcagtttggctccccagccggagtttatcattttgcattttgcatgtagtgatcattgcatcctcaaaaatcgcgtagcatttccattcagtatggagcattacgccatagaaaaattcaaacatatgcattcatgtgttaaccatcagatcatatccccggcagaggcggatcatggttcaacatctgtacagcacgtttgctacagttgctcctgacagcattcaggattgatattcccccaggaggtttatttcctcatccgtgtgtgaacggaaagcttgtttctccccggtgggatccccagcaagtgtttagccttgcctcGACATATGTGGATGTCGTACCCGTGATACTAGTCAGTGTaatgtcagcacccgcgtgtgttctttctttggtgtcggtcaacaccatctttcggtgtaaacatcgagtctttcccagtcatttgttgatgtctggtcttcttttgatgtcggtaaacatcatctttcgatgttcgtgATACCCTTCTTTTCACCTCagattcacctctccgttggtttcggtaaacgtctagtttttcctagttgtctgTTAACAATTGGATGTAttttcttccccagtagggttacctctccgttggtttcgataaacgttaagttttttcctattcgtccgCCAACGTATAGTGATACTTCTCCCCTcagggttacctctccgttggtttcggtaaacgtcgagtttttcctagttatccattgatatctagttgtatctcctttccaggtcatccgttgatgtcttgttcgacctctccgttggtttcgataaacgtcgagtttttcctagttatccgttgatatctagttgtattttccccacaggtcatccgttgatgtctgttcacctctccgttggtttcgataaacgtcgagtttttcccaatcgtccgttgacgtttggttgtgattagCTTTTTCCCCAGTAagtctccttctccgttggtgtcgataaacgttgagtttctccttctccgttggtgtcgataaacgtcgagcttctccctttcgtccgttgacgtctggtcgagtcttcccagttcatctgtcgtccgttgatgtctgttctccttctccgttggtgtcgataaacgtcgagcttctccctttcgtccgttgacgtctggtcgagtcttcccaaTTCATCCGTCgtctgttgatgtctggtctccttctccgttggtgtcgataaacgtcgagcttctccctttcgtccgttgacgtctggtcgagtccttcccattcatccgttgatgtctggttacctctccgttggtttcgataaacgtcgagtttttcctggtcgtccccagtagagttacctctccgttggttttggtaaacgttgagtttttcccatgtcgtccgttgACATATGGTTGTATCTcctttccagtcattcattaatgtctgttcacctctccgttggtttcgataaacgtcgagtttttcctagtcgtctGTTGGCGTCTAGTTATGATTTCTTCTATTCCCATTCATTGTCCGTTAACATTTGGATGTGGCCGTACCTTTGAAGAAAACCAAAATCCCCAGTATAGTATCAGATCTGTTCTGGACTGGGCCATGACactaggcacggcacggcccaatgctcgccaagtCCATGTCCAAacgaccacgaggacacgtcaggtgaacgaccgtccgcccgaagaacgtctccccggccccttaaatacgTGTCGGGCAACGACCGGGCcctcctcatatgatctccatccacttatcgtcaacccacgtcgcggacacctaagttgtgtcgggcagagccataacggcatctcacttaccacgtcacccaactcccctatattgtctccttagggataggggcagttggaccagggggcagaccttggtctaggtcttaacgcttctgacgcgtcccctggcagctcctccttgggcctagctaatccagcccattaggagccttggcccagcgctgggggctcagtataaatacccctttcatggcaaaggggcaggtattctaactcacactctgataacctcattctgtaccttttctgacttaagcattggagcaccttgcaggtacacccccctctcatttcattctctggcccattcaccaagaccttggaaggccctcctgatcaggtaAGATCAAGATCCCATTGGAAGCATCCGTGGGTGTATTTTTtctttcttggatccccgcagagtgcaaattttccggttctttcggtattcaatccctgtttaccctgaaagtctgacagccattgctctcatccgttcgggttcccagttgattgaataggggcagctgtagcacctcaaatttgcacctcccattttgtacatacattttcatattaggtcattaacattaacattgtccactgcatagcattgcattgtcctttgccctagtgcaagtcatcagtcaagattGGTCAGGAGAGCCAGTtaagcaagcaagcaagtgcattattcatggaagcaaagccctaaggttggttcaacaggttcatatgacctagggatcattttgaagtggtttggccaaagattggatgctcaaagctcatcagtcaagctgagattcatctgaaaccctagaaagtcaactgtagtcaactgtgcatgaaatcatggatttgaaggtgggaggtggttagaaaggcctcattcatgtccatacaagtctcatttgacattacaaagatcaacaatgaagaatttgaggtcagaggaaaagtttccaaaaatagtaagtgacctgtaatttcaaactgccaaaaatggaaaggtcttctcctcaagtttacatgtcaaagaaagcttcaaatgaaattgtgtccaacatgaaagttgaagatcttgatctcacctttctaaaaagtccaagaacatgaatttcccatgtgtggttgagaaattatgatcaaatcattgtcaatggattttgaacttcaagcttggataactttcacaccacaaggccaaatgaagtgggattttttgctacaatcttgtttaacatgagctatcataatcatgcattaccattcatcaaatctcatcacaaaaaaatttggattttccacttgatttgaatttgaaatttggagggaaaaagtccAATTCCAAAATATGCATTTTCTACACTTCCAATCACTTGCATTTGGTCTTAAACATCATTTGGAGTGCATTTGGCTCAAATTTCGTGCACTGTGGCAACAGGTTTCATGCATGCAAGATGGCTTGACCAATTTAGCATAAACACTCATTTCACTAATTACCAATGCATttgcctaattgtgattagcaaaCTTGATTAACAGCACATATATAACTCTAATTCTAACAGAATTTGGGATTAACATTCATTTGCaccagatctagatccaattccatttttctctccatttttctgcaATTTTTTTTCATAGAACTTGCATTGATCTTCACTGAATCATCATCCACCACCatttctgaagaagattgaagctAGAATTCATCATTTTCGAGTGGAATTTGGGACTGTTGAACATTGCATAATCCATGGCAACTGGAATTTTTGGACGAATCAAGCACAACTGAGCTACACTTCatcatccattcattcatctgAGCTTAGGAGAGCATCTGTTTTTGCATTCTAGGCCTTGAATCCAGCAAATTAGCTTCTGCATCTTCATTGAGGTTAGATTTCGatcactacaacaaacaagaccttagacagcgctttttttagccttagacagcgctttaaagcgctgtctaaacctccgctgctaaaggtttagacagcgcttttttaaatcttaaaagcgttgtctaagcccccccccttagacagcgctttggccaaaagcgctttataagaccctcttattttaaattttttaggtataccttagacagcgcttttgaaaagcgctgtctaagccccaccccttagacagcgctttggccaaaagcgctttctaagaccctcctattttaattttttaggtataccttagacaacgcttttcaaaaagcgttgtctaagccccccccttagacagcgcttttccctaaagcgctttctaatcccccccttagacagcgctttttacaaaagcgctgtctaaggtatacgaaattttttgaagcttttgttttaaaccacattttttccaggtttataaaccagaatttctacctgttttcaaccagattttgacagacaattatcacattttatatatgtcattttggccttttttctaccaatttttggctaacaaatatatatatatatataccaattcaaaccaattttgccttaaatgtatcaaaatatatacaaatttatgtacacatttacaagtcattacatatactacaaatgtacacattaattacacaaatttatgaacaaacattgagctctaacatgaattgacaccactcctctttgatttcgtccacttgatcctttgtataaaatgcacacttgaattcctcaaagtactacataataatataacatattttgaattaattccaactatttaattatatgagatatgtgtaaatataaaaataactcataagttagaaatacatacatcggtgggaatctttaattggcccaaagcaagagtatctcgtataaacctcaacatgaaatacccgcaatctatttgattacgttgtgtaggacactacatatgaaaaaaaaaatatggattataaatcctaagttttatcaagtgtcatcactaatataataaaaaatgtggtaattaaaaatataccgccactttaatccatgtaatggagttggcgcccctccttgaggtttggataactcgttgggcccgaaaagcttgtaggacgctaataaaataaaaatgaagcaattagaacaattcacataaactaagaaaatttttgaacattctcacttacgtgtcaattaggaccttcatatccgggtatgttgtccaatcatttcctaacgagtcaagataatacacaatttctcggataggattgattgcgagcaacaaccaatgtccactgtaatgattaggcaaatgttagatggtaacttggaaaataattataatagatgaatttagaatgaaatgctaacccggtattaaacggtataaaaaacaacttctccgcatctttattgtccatgaggatccgaagaacgtactccgtcacggtatccggtctatttaagattaaaactaagttgacggtcgcgggtgctaagaatccgaatgacacgtccaaaccattggggcgcatcaatttgtcatacaaaaacctaatataaaaacatcattaacacctcttttgaaacataaagtaaaccggattaacataaagtaaaccggattaacataaagtaaacatcattaacataagttgtttaattaataaaataaagtagaccggatttacctaatatatgtattgacaacgttgacgccgatttcttcatgactaaaaacttgcatgaagtcttcattaccaatcatttggtcgtaatcaaagccgaaaatccctacctccatatgtagggtccgaacacctccggtcggtatatcggtcatctctagaaatgtcctgaggcacgacctatacttggtggtagtttttttcctagctacggtcttcttagcaccagaactttttacccgtgcggaggcgttgctaacctcctttttttgttgtgcggaggcattgctaacctcattttcttgaagctacatgtcatataaatagttagatcaaattaagaatgtaacaacttccatgaatatatgtcatataattgtatattacctcttttcttgaaaccgtggactcggtatgccgtggaatcgcattatcttttgatttggattttgtgggagtctatttaacataaccaaggaaaatatgtaagtaaaattttaagcataaattttaaactttgaatatacacattaaagttaacataagttttaagcatacctcatatcctacgcatatgaggtttgtcggccatgcaacaaacgaacctactgcttcgtgcaccgttgttgcatccgaatcatcgctaggatatggtaatgctgcattcggctcaactgcaatatcaactgataccttcaaacatccagcagggagctctctagtgtggagtaatactccgctaacgttatgcacttttcccttgccaatcatccgatagtatggtgacgacaaatacaactgacaatgggaaatgccctaaaaccaataataacaagaaatcgttaatgtgtatatatgtcaaatacataatttaagcaaatagttcaatttaagacaattatatgtaattacctctagaatgttcggctgaaaggtacagttgatactgtttttgtctgaagcatctctgtatactgttgaggcgctagcctctctttctctcctcaatgcatcaagctcagcttgcatggcttccaatcttgcatgaagctcccgattactaggagcctttccttttttaatactcagggaggtcggagtgactccaaatcccttacccctcacccgaccagaatactcagggacatctaatgcccgactaagtatgcccttagtatcatcgggagataaagactgagatagctcctcctgaaaaatcagatgaataccgtatacttgtcaaatatttgtgtataaaaatgttattcaattaatgaaaaaatgttatacttacacatttctggtatacgtgtaaaacttcttcttgaggaactccagatttgcccacacgggcttccttctacaaaacatgtgcaggaagagatgtttctgaactttcctccttctgcagctacacattaagtcatacaatttgatcagataaaactaatatatgatgaacaaatttgttatcgcaatttataaatacttaccatggattgttctaagcgtccatatccgacacgtccttttcggtacggatatgcgggacttgatgctctttcccgatttgtagcacttattctttgaaaaaccgggtcttgtcttttggatttgaaagcttcccattcttcagccgatatcaaactttcatattttttaggaagctccgcatccacaaaattaccatccgcatccttaaggaacttggatgataaaaatgtccgaaaccctcttagaagctttccggccaatttcatacaaaaacctcttctttcttcttcgatgttaaaacatcgctaagaaaaacatacagattgatagttagtatcggtaattgaaaaaacataattgataccgtataattaagggccaaatgattgtacctttatctcactccaaattttttctttggactcattcagctctttgtttctccaatcatcacatgtaatgggaatttcattccttactagtgcaccgataaaactagttaaggtatgcccattaggttctataagctgtccctggttgttccaatagacatctagtatgatgcctcgagatcttccttggaccacccttctcattactgtgatgcctcttcaaatttcttcttccgcggatacttttttactaacttcctcatgttggtcatcagccatgtctaacctgtaataaaccaaggaaaccatcaaatatcaaatataacttataatcaaagcaattgaaaacaaaaaaataaagaaatcatgcattatcagatataacttataatcaaagcaattgaaaacaaaaatataatgaaatcatgcattatcacatataacttataatcaaaacaattgaaaaaaaaataaagaaaccatggataatttacctaagtcactaacatctctttcttttctttgttggaatattaatcacttgtttcttagcaatgcgtacggatgaattgatccaaattccctcattatgatcgtttcttatatatgactcatccggtataagatcctcaacttcatcatttctattcaactcattccgtctaatgcatgactcattctcaacatcaatatcacattgatcgacaccgctatcatcagtcactttgttagagaaaagcactatagaccattttgtactcttcgggtcattcacatagaacacttgtttagcttgagatgctagaataaaaggttcatctttgtaccccaccctagtaagatcaacttgcaaaaatccggacttatccattcgtatgccactactattcacccacttgcaaccaaagatgggaatctgaaacttctcgtaatcaaacacccaaatgtgctcaataactccaaaatatgacaaatttgcatatttggggtttaagtccttcatacttgatatatgcattgcttcagctagcacggtgacaccactattttgcatagtactcttatcatcttgttctttggtataaaatgtgtatccattaattgaatatgcgctatgagaaaacacatgcaaacttggaccatatgccaaacatctcatAATTAGAAATATCCACTAATAACCTCCAAATCACTAATAGTTAAAAATTACTAACTATT includes these proteins:
- the LOC127121870 gene encoding uncharacterized protein LOC127121870 — its product is MTDIPTGGVRTLHMEVGIFGFDYDQMIGNEDFMQVFSHEEIGVNVVNTYIRFLYDKLMRPNGLDVSFGFLAPATVNLVLILNRPDTVTEYVLRILMDNKDAEKLFFIPFNTGGHWLLLAINPIREIVYYLDSLGNDWTTYPDMKVLIDTVLQAFRAQRVIQTSRRDAEANLLDSRPRMQKQMLS